DNA sequence from the Tissierella sp. MB52-C2 genome:
TCTTTATGAATTGTTGATTTGCTACACCCAAAAGCTTTAGCTGTATCCCGAACGGTACTTTTATTCGCAATTATATATTTTGCAACTTCTAATGTTCGTTCCTCTATATAATCTTTCAATTCACCAACCCCCCTGACTTTTTGGGTATTCACTAAATACTTATGCGGTTTTAATCACTAATAGAACGTGGATCTACTAATTTTCCATTTTTTATAACCTCAAAATGAAGATGAGGTTTCATTAGCATTTCAACCTTCGCAGTATTTCCCACTTTAGATATGTGATCTCCCTTCTTTACGCTAACTCCTTCTTTGATCATTTCCTTAGTCTCAAGGTTCGAATACCTAGTCTGTAAACCACTTCCATGATCTATTACTATGACTATTCCCCATAGATCATCTTCGTATACCTCTTTAACTACTCCATCTGCTGCTGCCTTAACTATTGCTCCCTCAGACGATTCAATATCAATAGCTTCATGTCCTACCCATGCATCTAAAGTTTCTGAGTAAACTAGAGTATTAGAAGTATAATCCGTCAATACTTTCCCATCCATAGGAAGAGAAATAGTTGCAGTATCTTGGACTATTTCTGGTGTCTCTTTATAGTCGTCATCTTCAAACTCTAAGTCTAAGTTTTCATCATCTTCTGCAGTATTATCTACAGTTTCTACTTCCTCTAACTCAGTAAGGTCTTCTTCCACTTCTGTTTCTTCCTCTAAGGTTTTTTCTTCAGTCTCTTCCTCTAAGGTTTTCTCTTCATTTTCCTCTGAATTATCTGCATTTACTGTCTTGGCTTCTTCCCCATTATTGACCAAATCCATTTGCTCGTCATATAGAGATCTTTCTTCTTCATTTTCTCCTACAATGGTGAACTCCTCATTGCCTACGTTTTTATCCACACCTATATTTTTCATGGATAAAAACAAAGTACCTCCCGCCACTAAACATACACAGATAAATAAAAGTAGAATGAATCCTTCTTTTTCCATTAGTTTCATTAATTTATTTTTCATATGTCCACCTCCATTACCTAGTATTTCCACATTGGAGAAATCCATACAATAAAATATACAAAAGAATAATTTTTATTTGCTAATTTAAATGAAAATAACTCCGATTTTTGAAGCATGGCTTCAAAAATCGGAGTTATTGATTAATTTTCAATTTGTTTTATTTCTACTCCTGTATAATAATGTTTAAGTATCTCTTCAAAATTACTTTCATGTTTGGCCATACCATTGGCTCCCCATTGACTCATGCCTACTCCATGGCCATATCCATATGTTTGTATTTCTATTATATTTAGTTTTGGATCTAAAGATATGGTAAAGTTAGTTGAGTTTAAACTGAATAAATCTCTCAAATCTCTTCCCTCTAATATATTTCCATCTATGGCAATTTTTTTTACTCTCCCCGTTAGGGTTCTATCTATTAGTTTTATTTTTTCCTGTATATTATCCTTAGTGATTTTAACATTAGGATATTTTGATTGAATTTTTACTATAAATTCATCCAAAGTTAAAGTCAATGCATCTTTAAATTTTGGTGCTTCTTCTTCGTAGGGACTAGTTACAGACTTTAGATAAGGTAAATCTACTGCAAATACATCCTTAGCATCTTCTGTTCTGCCCCCTGATGTTGAATGATATGGTGTTTCTATAATTTCATCATCATAAAATATTGCCAAATCCTTAGTTGTGTTTACCGATTCTTCAATCTTACCCCAATATTCCTCCATCCAACTGTCTCCATGGAGTTCTCCCAATTGTTCAAGTGATAAATATGCCTGGCAATGAATTCCTGTACAAATAGGCGCAGATTTATGATCTGGATGGCCATCGGCATATTTTATACTTCTACTTATGGCATAACTTCTAGCAGCCACTGCTTGAGCTTTTAGGGCTTCAATATGAAATGCTGCTGGCATTTCTGCTGCAACTACACCCTTTACATACTCATCTAATTTTAATTCTTCTGTTTCTCCAGTTTTTGAATTATATACTTTAATGGTTTCATCCTTATAATCCTTTACTGGTATTGTTTCTTTTTCAGCTACTTTTTTTTCCTTTTCTAAGGATTCTCCAACTACTGAATTGCCTCTAGGTACAAAATTAAAGGTCCTAACAATAACTGTAGGTAGTATTATAGTTATTATTAGGACTGTTGAAATATAAATCCCGAGTTTCTTCATATTTTCCACCTCTTTACCTTTAGTATATAAATATAATATGCCAGCTTTATTGTGGATATGACTATAAAACTTCTATATTGTTTTCATATTATATAATGAATAGTTTTAAAACAAAAAAACTAATAGTTAAAAGATAAATCTTTTAACTATTAGTTCTATGATTATTAGAAGACCTTTGGTCCCCTATGCTATTCACTATTTCCTATATATAATTGCTCCTAGACTTGTAAATTTCTCTTCTATATTATCATAGCCCCTATCTATATGATAGATATTGTCTATTTCAGTAACACCTTCAGATACTAACCCTGCTAATACTAAAGCTGCCCCTGCTCTTAAGTCTGATGCTTTTACTGGAGCTGAAGTTAGACTTTTTACTCCTTGTATAATTGCAGATCTTCCATCAATCTTTATATCTGCACCCATTCTCTTTAATTCATCTACGTGCATAAATCTATTTTCGAAAACAGTTTCTATACATACTGATGTACCTTTACAAAGGCTCATAAGTGCCATAAATTGGGCTTGCATATCTGTGGGAAATCCTGGATAAGGTAAAGTCTTTATATCTATTGCCTTTAAATCCTTCGTACCAATTATCCTAACTGTATCTCCATTCTCCATTACTTCACAGCCTACTTCCTTTAACTTTGCTATGACAGGCTTTATATGGCTAGTGATTACATTCTCTACAGTAATATCTCCACCTGTTATGGCTGCTGCTACCATAAATGTACCTGCTTCAATTCTATCGGGAATAATGGAGTGAACCCCTCCACCTAATTTT
Encoded proteins:
- the spoIID gene encoding stage II sporulation protein D — protein: MKKLGIYISTVLIITIILPTVIVRTFNFVPRGNSVVGESLEKEKKVAEKETIPVKDYKDETIKVYNSKTGETEELKLDEYVKGVVAAEMPAAFHIEALKAQAVAARSYAISRSIKYADGHPDHKSAPICTGIHCQAYLSLEQLGELHGDSWMEEYWGKIEESVNTTKDLAIFYDDEIIETPYHSTSGGRTEDAKDVFAVDLPYLKSVTSPYEEEAPKFKDALTLTLDEFIVKIQSKYPNVKITKDNIQEKIKLIDRTLTGRVKKIAIDGNILEGRDLRDLFSLNSTNFTISLDPKLNIIEIQTYGYGHGVGMSQWGANGMAKHESNFEEILKHYYTGVEIKQIEN
- a CDS encoding M23 family metallopeptidase, with the protein product MKNKLMKLMEKEGFILLLFICVCLVAGGTLFLSMKNIGVDKNVGNEEFTIVGENEEERSLYDEQMDLVNNGEEAKTVNADNSEENEEKTLEEETEEKTLEEETEVEEDLTELEEVETVDNTAEDDENLDLEFEDDDYKETPEIVQDTATISLPMDGKVLTDYTSNTLVYSETLDAWVGHEAIDIESSEGAIVKAAADGVVKEVYEDDLWGIVIVIDHGSGLQTRYSNLETKEMIKEGVSVKKGDHISKVGNTAKVEMLMKPHLHFEVIKNGKLVDPRSISD